The genome window CCCCATGAACTGGCGCGTCGAGTTTCTCAATCCTGCCGTGCAAGAAGAGGTCGATTTCTGGCCGATGGATATGCGTGCCAAGCTGACACGCATCATTGATCTAATTGAAGATTTTGGACTGCACCAAGTCCGCGAGCCTTATGTGAAGCACTTGCAGGACAGGCTGTGGGAAATGCGGGTCAGTGGGCAGGATGGTATCGCCCGCGCCATTTACGTTACGGCACGAGAAAAACGCATCGTCATCCTCCATGCCTTTCGCAAAAAGACCCAGAAAACCCCTGCCCAAGCCATCCGTTTGGCCATGGAACGGATGAAGGAGTTGGACTTATGACCATTCCCTTCGAAGAAAGCCGAAAGAAGTGGGCCTTGGACCCGGCATTCAACAAGGAGTATGAACTGCTGGAACCGGAATTCCGTCTTGCCAGGAAACTGTTGGAAGCGCGGTCCAACGCAGGTTTGAGCCAGCAAGAATTAGCGCGTCTCATGGGCACCAGCCAATCGGCAGTTGCGCGATTGGAAAGTGGCCACCGGCCCTCCATGAAAAGCTTGGAACGTTATGCAGAAGCCGTTGGTATGAGATTGGAAATCAGCCTGGTTCCCCGTTGAATGATGCAGGGGAAACAGCTTCCTGAACGGCAGCTCCGGTGCGGGTTCGCCGTCTGGGGTCGGAATCGAGAAAGAGCCCCAAACGATCGGCCCGTTGGTTGGCCGCCGCAATCTCCCGGTCGATCTCTTCGGCGTCGTAGCCATAGGTAGCCACCGCTGCATCGCGACTGATAAGTCCAGAGCGAATTGCCATGATCACGGCGTTGAACTCCTTTTGCGGATCGACCCAGGCCCAGCCTTGCGGAATCCATTTTGCGGCCAGGAACTCCCGGCGACGTTTGGTGTAGCCGGGAGCATCCAACGCCCCCGACAGCACTGCCCGATCCATCCAGCGTTCCCAGACGGGGCGGCAGAACTGATGGATGATGACGCTGCGCTGCCATTGCTCCATGCGACGGCGAAACTCCACCATTCCGGCACGAATGCTGGAATAGTTGACTCCCGAAAGGTCGCCGGTAAGCTGTTCGTAGGTAACCCCGATGGCCACCGCTACGGCTCGGAGTTGTGTTTTCATGAATTCCCCGTACTGCCCACCCAGATCGGCAGGTTCCGAGAACTTCACATCCTCGCCGGGCAGCAACACCTGCATGGTACCAGGCGTCCAGGTAACCGGGGTGGCCCCATGCTCGTCCGGGACCGCGCCATCCTCCCCGGCCATGGCGAACTCTGGCGAGGGTTTGGTGATGAACCCCGCGATCAGCGCCGCTGTCTTCTTGCGTACCAGCTCGGCATCGTCGTATTGATCCAGCTCATGGAGTTTGACCAGCGCCTGGGTCAGCCAGGGTTCTCCCCGGATTTGCCCAGGGCGCAAGGGGCGGAACAGATGGATCATCTCTGACGCTGGCACCGGCACCGGATCGCCGAACAGCCCACCCCCTGCGGCACGCTCGCCGGGGTGCTCCCTGTAGAGGTGGTAGGCGACACGTCCGCCGATCTTGTCGAATTCGATTCCCGCACGGATACGATTGCCGTTGGGCAGATCGCGGTTCAGGGTAAAGGGGAGATGCTCCGGCTCCAGGAGTTGGATTTGCAGCGGCACAGCCAACCCCTCACTGGGATCGCGATCCCGCAGCCGGGCCAACACCTCGCCTCCTTCCACCATGGCCCGAACTGCCAGGGCCTGGAGACCGTAGAATCCCTGTACTCCGTGGGCATCGGCCTCCTTGGTCCACTCCTGCCAGAGGGCGTGGACCTGTTCCTTGAAGACGGTGTCCGGATGGGTGGAACGTGGTTTTATGCCTGTGCCCACCAGATTGGACACCAGGGAGTCCACCCCGTTGAAGGCCCAGGCGTTGCGCCGCACCAGATCTCGGGAACGGGAACGCATCAAATCGGCATCCCGGAACAGCAGAGAGTTCACCCCCTCCTGACCGGGTTGCCAGTTGGA of Magnetococcales bacterium contains these proteins:
- a CDS encoding type II toxin-antitoxin system RelE/ParE family toxin; amino-acid sequence: MNWRVEFLNPAVQEEVDFWPMDMRAKLTRIIDLIEDFGLHQVREPYVKHLQDRLWEMRVSGQDGIARAIYVTAREKRIVILHAFRKKTQKTPAQAIRLAMERMKELDL
- a CDS encoding helix-turn-helix transcriptional regulator — translated: MTIPFEESRKKWALDPAFNKEYELLEPEFRLARKLLEARSNAGLSQQELARLMGTSQSAVARLESGHRPSMKSLERYAEAVGMRLEISLVPR
- a CDS encoding phage portal protein yields the protein MGFWRRLLGGGMPSRKAGYEAAASGRRLSNWQPGQEGVNSLLFRDADLMRSRSRDLVRRNAWAFNGVDSLVSNLVGTGIKPRSTHPDTVFKEQVHALWQEWTKEADAHGVQGFYGLQALAVRAMVEGGEVLARLRDRDPSEGLAVPLQIQLLEPEHLPFTLNRDLPNGNRIRAGIEFDKIGGRVAYHLYREHPGERAAGGGLFGDPVPVPASEMIHLFRPLRPGQIRGEPWLTQALVKLHELDQYDDAELVRKKTAALIAGFITKPSPEFAMAGEDGAVPDEHGATPVTWTPGTMQVLLPGEDVKFSEPADLGGQYGEFMKTQLRAVAVAIGVTYEQLTGDLSGVNYSSIRAGMVEFRRRMEQWQRSVIIHQFCRPVWERWMDRAVLSGALDAPGYTKRRREFLAAKWIPQGWAWVDPQKEFNAVIMAIRSGLISRDAAVATYGYDAEEIDREIAAANQRADRLGLFLDSDPRRRTRTGAAVQEAVSPASFNGEPG